A stretch of DNA from Pseudomonas sp. HN11:
GGCCCCCTGCCCGCCTACCTGCGGGAGATCAGCGGCAGCCTGACTAACATTCCGGCGGGTGCCGAAGTCGAGATGGCGCTGCTGGTGATCGACGACCGTTCGCGCCCGCAACAATTGCTGGCCAGCAGCGTATTGACCGGCAACGGCAAGCCCCTGGCCTTCCGTCTGCGCTTCAACCCCGAGGCGTTCCCAACCGGTGCACGGGTAGAACTGCGCGGCCGCGCCAGCCAATCCGGCCAACTGATCCTGCACCTGCCCGCCGTGCGTATCACCCAGGCGATCACCCAGACCACCGGCCCCCTGCAACTCGTCAAGGCACCATGACGCCACCGCTGGACCTGCAAGCCGCGCTGAGCGGACTGATCGGCGACGCACAACTGGTGCCCTGCCCGCTGCCGGGCACAGCGTTGTCGTTATGGCTGCTGGACGCGGACAACATGGACCGTGCCTTCAGCCCCGAGGAAACCCGGCGCATCCTGCATGAACCGCCCTACTGGAGTTTCTGCTGGGCCAGCGGCCTCGCATTGGCGCGGTACCTGGCGGCGACCCCTGAGTGGGTCGTGGGCAAGCGCGTACTGGATTTTGGCGCGGGTTCCGGCGTGGCCGGGATTGCGGCGGTCAAGGCCGGCGCGCTGGAAGTGGTGGCTTGTGACCTCGACCCACTGGCGTTGGCGTCCTGTCGGGCGAATGCCGAACTCAATGGAGTGGAGCTGGGTTATTCGGCGGACTTCTTCGCCGAAGCCGATCGCTTCGACTTGATCCTGGTGGCCGACGTGCTCTACGACCGGGCGAACCTGCCGTTGCTGGATCAGTTCCTCACACGTGGCCGCGAAGCGTTGGTGGCGGATTCGCGCGTGCGCGACTTCCAGCACCCGGATTACCAGCGGCTGGCGATTCTTGATGCGCTGACGTTGCCGGATCTGGCGGAGCCTTGGGAGTTTCGCAAGGTGAGTCTGTACCATTCACGGCGCTCTTGAGACCTTCGCGAGCAAGCCCTTATAGTTGCCCCATTCCCGCTTATTCGAGACGCCCCATGAGTCAGCCCACGCCTTATATCTTCGATGTCACCACCGCCACCTTTGACCAGGCAGTGATCCAGAACTCCTTCGAAAAACCCGTGCTGGTGGACTTCTGGGCCGAGTGGTGCGCGCCGTGCAAGGCGCTGATGCCGATGCTCGCGAAAATTGCCGAGAGTTATCAGGGCGAGCTGCTGCTGGCCAAGGTCGATTGCGAAGCCCAGCAGGATATTGTCGCGCGCTTTGGCATTCAAAGCCTGCCGACGGTGGTGTTGTTCAAGGATGGCCAGCCAGTGGACGGGTTTGCCGGGGCGCAGCCGGAGTCGGCCGTGCGGGCAATGCTGGAGCCCCATGTGCAGATGCCACCACCGGCGGCGGCAGATCCGTTGGAACAGGCCCAGGCGTTATTTGCCGAAGGTCGCGTCAGCGATGCCGAAGCCGTGCTGGTGGCGTTGCTGGGTGAAGACAACACCAACGCCGCTGCACTGATCCTCTACGCACGCTGCCTTGCCGAGCGCGGTGAACTGGGCGAAGCCCAGACCGTGCTGGATGCGGTTAAAAGCGACGACCACAAAGCCGCCCTCGCCGGCGCCAAGGCGCAGATCACCTTCCTGCGTCAGGCTGCCGACCTGCCGGACGCCGCCGACCTGAAAAGCCGCCTGGCGCAAAACCCGCAAGACGACGAGGCGGCCTACCAATTGGCGATCCAGCAACTGGCGCGTCAGCAGTACGACGCCGCGCTGGAAGGTTTGCTCAAGCTGTTCATCCGCAACCGCAGCTACAGCGAAGGCCTGCCACACAAGACCTTGCTGCAGGTGTTCGAACTGCTGGGCAATGATCACCCACTGGTGACCGCGTACCGCCGCAAATTGTTTGCCGCCCTGTACTAATCGCCAACCCAACTGTACAGCGGCGTATCGGCGCCGCTGGCCACTTTCACGTTCGAACTGTGGCGCAAGCGCACCAGCAGGCGCTTGCCTGATGCAGCATCGCCGGCCAAGCCTTCCAACTGATCCAGCAGTTCCAGGCCGCTGAGCTGCCCAGCCTTGCGCAACAGGTCCTGGGCCTTCTGCCACAGGTCGTCATTCTGCTTGACCGGTGCCACTGTCGCTGCGGCGGATACAGGTGTGGCCTGCAACTGCGCGCCCAGCCGCGCCCAATCGCCGTCGTCCAGCTCCAGGGTCAAGTCCACCGGCAGGTCGCCGACGGTTCCACGAATTCGCAACATCGTCCTTACTCCTGCAGTTTTCTGACAGGCATGCTCCCATGCGACTTGCGCAACGCCAAGCGGGCGGTCAAACTCTGCGGTAACTGTTATAAGATCACATAACAAAACTTTCATGTTCTGGAGCCTTCTCATGCGCCGTCTGTTGCTCGCTTTGCCGTTTGCCCTGCTGCCATTGGCGGTTGCCCATGCTCATGATGATCACGACCATGAACACGGCAGCCTTGGCGCCCACGAACATGGCGTGGGCCGCCTCAACGCGGTGCTCGACGGCCAGGCCCTGGAGCTGGAACTGGACAGCCCGGCAATGAACCTGGTGGGTTTCGAACATTTGGCGACCACCCCGGCAGACAAAGCCAAAGTCGCCGCCGTGCGCAAACAGCTGGAAAACCCTGTCGCCCTGTTCAACCTGCCTAAGGGTGCCGGTTGCGTGGTCAGCAGCCAGGAACTCAACAGCCCGTTGTTCGGCGACAAGCCCGAAGCCGACCATGATGACGATGACGACCACGCCACAGACGGTAAAGGCGCGGCCGCCCACGAACACCATCATGACCACAGCGAAATCCACGCCCACTACCAGTTCACCTGCGCCACGCCGACGGCCCTGAGCAACCTCGACCTGACCCAGGTGTTCAAGACCTTCCCCGCCACCCAGAAAATTCAGGTACAACTGATCGGCCCGAGCGGCCAGCAAGGTGTTGACGCGACGGCCACAGCAGCCACTCTGAAGTTCTGAGCCCACATGACCCACGCATTGATCGAACTGTCTGACCTGGGCTTCAACTGGCCCGGTCACCCGCAGTTGCTGGACATCCCCACATTCCGCCTGGAAGCGGGAGAAACCTTGTTTCTCAAGGGCCCGAGCGGCAGTGGCAAAACCACGCTGCTGGGCCTGCTTGGCGGCGTGCAGAAACCCAGCCGGGGCAGTATCCGCCTGCTTGGCCAGGAGTTGACCGAGCTTTGCGCCGGCGCCCGCGACCGTTTCCGCGTTGACCACACCGGCTACATCTTCCAGCAGTTCAACTTGCTGCCATTCCTGTCGGTGCGCGAGAACGTCGAGTTGCCCTGCCACTTTTCCAAACTGCGTGCGCAACGGGCAAAGCAGCGCCACGGCAGTGTCGACCAGGCCGCCGCAGCGTTGCTCGCGCACCTGGGCTTGAAAGACAAAGACGTGCTGGAACGCCGCGCCGACTCGCTGTCCATAGGCCAGCAACAACGTGTTGCCGCCGCCCGTGCATTGATCGGCCAGCCAGAGCTGGTGATCGCTGACGAACCCACTTCGGCCCTGGATTACGACGCCCGCGAAGCCTTCCTACAGCTGTTGTTCGCCGAATGCCGTGAAGCAGGCGCCAGCCTGTTGTTTGTCAGCCACGACCAGAGCCTGGCTTCGCTGTTCGATCGCAACCTGTCGCTGGCCGAACTCAATCGCGCCGCCACGCCCGCAGAGGTTTGAGATGTATCTGTTCCGTCTAGCCATGGCCAGCCTGGCTAACCGCCGCTTTACCGCAATCCTCACCGCCTTCGCCATCGCGCTTTCAGTCTGCTTGTTGCTCGCGGTGGAGCGCGTGCGTGTTGAAGCGCGCAACAGCTTTGCCAGCACCATCAGCGGCACCGACCTGATCGTCGGCGCCCGCTCCGGCTCGGTGAACCTGCTGTTGTACTCGGTATTCCGCATCGGCAACGCCACCAACAACATCCGCTGGGACAGCTTCGAGCATTTCGCCGCCAGCCCCCAGGTGAAATG
This window harbors:
- a CDS encoding YbaY family lipoprotein, with the translated sequence MQLRPLVLLTLFGFLVACSSEAPKPAAPQPTPAQEKKIPGIEDLGPLPAYLREISGSLTNIPAGAEVEMALLVIDDRSRPQQLLASSVLTGNGKPLAFRLRFNPEAFPTGARVELRGRASQSGQLILHLPAVRITQAITQTTGPLQLVKAP
- a CDS encoding ABC transporter ATP-binding protein, coding for MTHALIELSDLGFNWPGHPQLLDIPTFRLEAGETLFLKGPSGSGKTTLLGLLGGVQKPSRGSIRLLGQELTELCAGARDRFRVDHTGYIFQQFNLLPFLSVRENVELPCHFSKLRAQRAKQRHGSVDQAAAALLAHLGLKDKDVLERRADSLSIGQQQRVAAARALIGQPELVIADEPTSALDYDAREAFLQLLFAECREAGASLLFVSHDQSLASLFDRNLSLAELNRAATPAEV
- a CDS encoding DUF2796 domain-containing protein — encoded protein: MRRLLLALPFALLPLAVAHAHDDHDHEHGSLGAHEHGVGRLNAVLDGQALELELDSPAMNLVGFEHLATTPADKAKVAAVRKQLENPVALFNLPKGAGCVVSSQELNSPLFGDKPEADHDDDDDHATDGKGAAAHEHHHDHSEIHAHYQFTCATPTALSNLDLTQVFKTFPATQKIQVQLIGPSGQQGVDATATAATLKF
- a CDS encoding class I SAM-dependent methyltransferase — its product is MTPPLDLQAALSGLIGDAQLVPCPLPGTALSLWLLDADNMDRAFSPEETRRILHEPPYWSFCWASGLALARYLAATPEWVVGKRVLDFGAGSGVAGIAAVKAGALEVVACDLDPLALASCRANAELNGVELGYSADFFAEADRFDLILVADVLYDRANLPLLDQFLTRGREALVADSRVRDFQHPDYQRLAILDALTLPDLAEPWEFRKVSLYHSRRS
- the trxA gene encoding thioredoxin, coding for MSQPTPYIFDVTTATFDQAVIQNSFEKPVLVDFWAEWCAPCKALMPMLAKIAESYQGELLLAKVDCEAQQDIVARFGIQSLPTVVLFKDGQPVDGFAGAQPESAVRAMLEPHVQMPPPAAADPLEQAQALFAEGRVSDAEAVLVALLGEDNTNAAALILYARCLAERGELGEAQTVLDAVKSDDHKAALAGAKAQITFLRQAADLPDAADLKSRLAQNPQDDEAAYQLAIQQLARQQYDAALEGLLKLFIRNRSYSEGLPHKTLLQVFELLGNDHPLVTAYRRKLFAALY